The Vibrio penaeicida sequence GTGTGTAAAAAGCCCTTACAGACAGGGCACCTTGTCCGAATCCTTCCTGAATGGATTTCTCAATCCGCGAGCTTGAGTTTATTGATGCCTTCCAGACTAGGAGTGCCTGCCCACACGAACGCACTTGCTGAGTTCATTCGAGAGAAGTTGCCCCTAGCTGTAGGTGTTAAGTAATACTTCCCCCAACTTCCTGTTACACATCTAGTTCATTGTGCTTGGAAGCCACAATGAAATTTGCGGTACAAAAGTGAGTAGCAGTAACACTGCAATCAGCATGGCAAGAAACGGCAGGACTTCTTTAACAAATTCTTTCACCGAAACCTTACTAATACTGCAAGCTGTGAACATTAACGTGCCGAGAGGTGGGGTAACGCCAGCGATGGTGAGATTCAGTACCATCACGATGCCAAAGTGAACAGGATCGATACCGACTTTAGTGATAATAGGGACCAAGATCGGTGTCAGAATAATCAGAGCTGCGCCTCCCTCGATAAACATGCCAACTGCTACCAACAAAAGATTGATGATGAGCAGCAACAAATAAGGATTATCTGTTATCGCCAGCATGGCATTGGCAACCTGAACCGGTAACCTTTCCCAAGAAAGATAAAAACTGAACGTCGAAGCCGCACAGATTATGAACATAACGGTGGACGTTGCGATGACGGTCTCTTTCATAATTGCAGGAAGTGCTTTCACCGAAAACTGTCGGTGAATATAGCCCACGATTATGGCGTAGATCACCGCAATTGCGCCCGCTTCGGTTGGAGTAAAGAAGCCAAATCTTATCCCCCCAATTATTCCGATAGGAACCATTAACGACCACGAGGCATTTCTCAGAGCGATTAAGCGATCAGTCAGTGACGATTTTTGAGGTTGAGAAGGGGCGTACAGACGAATTCTAGATATGCGATGCGCGACGATCATCAAAGCAATACACAGTACAATACCCGGAATAACGCCCGCTAAGAATAGCTTGCCAATTGAAACATCACCCATGTATCCATACAAAATGAGCCCAATTCCTGGAGGAATAATGACGCTAATAATGGAAGAACAAGCGGTGACTGCTGCCGAGAATGCAGTGTGATAACCCCGTTGATTCATTTGCGGAACCATAATTTTGCTTTGCATGGCGGTATCGGCATTGGCGCTTCCGGACATGCCGCCCATCAGTGTGCTGAGCAAAATGTTCACTTGCGCTAACCCTCCAACTCTATGCCCTGTCAGGCTATCCGCTAGCTTCATAAGCCGATCTGTAATGCCAGAATGGTTCATGATGACACCCGTCATAATGAAAAAAGGAATAGCCAAAAGAGGGAAAGAGTGAGTAACGGCAACAAAGCGCTGGATGAAGATTTGGTGCTGAATGCCATTAGTCATCATGAAAAACGATAGCCCAGCAATAGCCAAAGCGAAGGCCACAGGTACATTGGCGGCAAACAACAGAAACAAGATGAAAACAGGGAGTAAATCCATTATTTCGCCTCCACGTTAGTATCAGAATCGGTCTCTTCAGGCTTGATGAAAATATGACAGACAGCGTGGATAAACATGAAAAGAAAAGACAAGCACGTCGCGAGATAAACAAACGAAAATGGGAGACGTAATACCGGAGACGGGCGGTTCCATGATTGGAAAGCCAACACTGAAGCGAGATAAAAACTGTACGCCAAAAACACCATAATTAGCGCAGTTGTAACAAAGTCTAATCTTCTGCGAATGTTTTGCGGTAGTGCATCGACAAAAACGGGAACACCAATGTGCAGCGTTTTTCGGTAGCAAACGGATGCCCCCATAAAGACCAGCCAGGTAAAGGCGATGCCTGACAATTCGGTCGTCCATGTTGCGGGTTGCTCTGTGATGTATCGAGTGACCACGCCCCAAACAACCGAACCTAAGACTAGGCTCATGGCAATCAAAGCGAGTGTGGTTTCAATGTTACCAAGTACCTTTGATACTCTTTTTGCTGCCATGAATTGTCTCCTTACAATCCAAAACCTAGATCTTCATATCGTGAAAGCGAACCCATATTCGCTGAACTTAGCGTTATGGGTTACCTGGGTTTTCAAACTAGATCTAACAAATCTTAGTTATCCAAAATTTCACGGACTTTGGCATGAAGCCCTTCCGACCATTTAGGGAACTTACCGTATACCGGTGCTGTGGCTTTTTGGAATGCTTTAGCATCCACATTTTTATGGACGGTAACACCTTCAGAGCGCAGCTTATCGAGCAGAGTTTCCGTTGTGCCTATGGAAAGTTCCGTCATGTAATCACCTGCTTTGATGGCTTCTTCTGCAAGAATGGTTTGAATATCTTGAGGTAAGTTAGCGAAGTAATCTGCATTAATAACAAGCCCGATGAAGGCTTTAAAGTGGCTGGTTAGCGAAACGTGTTTTTTGCTTTCATATAACTTAGCGGCGTACAACGACCCTAATGGTGCTTCGGCTGCATCTACAACGCCTGAAGAGAGCCCCGTGTACACTTCAGACCAAGCCAATTGCGTGGCACGAGCACCCATGGCTTTTACGGTTTCAATCCACATTACATTAGGCGGAACTCGCATGGACACTCCTTTCAAATCGGAAGGAGAAAGAATCGCTTTGTTTGAGATGATGTGTCTTTCGCCGAACAACCAATTCATGGCGAGGACTTCAAAATTACCGTTCTTCTTAACCGTATTCTTCATAGATTGGTACAGCGATGAATCCAGTAGCTTTTTAAAATCTTTTGGATCTTCCAGTAAATACGGGCCATTCAGTACACCAAAATCTGGCGCGTAGTCGGATAGATAACCGGGATCGGCAGTTTGGATGACAGGAAGACCTAATTTGACCTGTTCGTAGACTTCTAAGTTGGTACCCAGTTCACCATTAGGGTGAATGGTGATTTTGATTTTACCGCCAGAACGTTTTTCAACGTTAGCAGCATAGTATTCCAATGCTTGATGCAGTGGCTCTTGGTTAGAGGTGACGTGGGCGAGCTTAAGCTCGTAATCGGCAGAGAATACTGATGTAGAGATCAGCATCATCAAAGCCGTCATTGATCTGAGAAAACGTTCCATGTGTTACTCCTGGTTGTTCAAGAAAACTGAAATTGCATAGCGGAAGAACCCGCGTGGTGTCGCGTAGACACTGCATAAGATAAAGCTTGAGCAGCTGCGGCACTGGCTTGCCCCGGTACTTCACTGTTTCCGAGTGGACGGCTTCTCTGGTCTCAGAAGGAACAAGATAGAATCTCAGTTATGTGCTTAGAGTTGAATCCATATATAAAAGTAAATTTCATATATGGATTTACGTTATCGTTTGTGTGGTTGAAAAACAACCAGCGGTGAGAAGGTAATGGTAAAAGTGTGATGATTGGCAGTGAAACTGTGAATTGAATAAGTGACTTGTTTTATATTTGAAGCCCACTTATAGAATTAGTGGGCTCAATAGGGCTTGAAAGGGCAACGAATCCTAATTCTTAAAGCTGTCTTTGTTAATGCCAAATTTCTGCATCTTGTCGTACAGGGTTTTTCTTGGGAGGTTTAGCGTAGACATGGTGTCTTTAATGCTGCCGTCGTGGGACGACAAGGCTTGCTCTATCAGGGCTTTTTCAAAATCAGCCACTTGCTCTGCCAGCCCTAACTGCGATTTTGGCTTTGTAGCTTCTCCAAGTTGGTTTAATTTCCCAAGCAAAACGAACCGTTCTGCAGCATTTCTTAGCTCTCGAACATTGCCTGGCCAGTCATGAGCGAGTAATGCCTGTAAATCAGCAGGTGGCAATGAGGTAGCGGCCTTGCCGTAACGAGCAGCAGCAACAAGCAAGAAATGATGAAATAGGGCAGGGATGTCCTCTTTTCTCTCTCTAAGTGGTGGTAAGTCCAGAGTCACGACGTTTAAACGGTAGTAGAGATCTTGCCGAAAGGTGCCTTGTGATGCAGCGTCTTTCAAGTCGGTTTTGGTCGCGGCAATAACGCGGATGTCTAACCCAATACTCTGATTGGAGCCGATCCTTTCGATCTGTCTTTCTTGTAGTACGCGCAATAGTCGAATTTGGGCTTGCATTGGCATGGATTCAATTTCATCCAAGAAGAGCGTACCACCTTGAGCGTATTCAAATTTACCGACTCGAAGGCTATCGGCACCCGTATATGCGCCTTTTTCATGACCATAGAGCTCACTTTCAATCAGGTTCTCTGGCACAGCTCCACAGTTAACCGCAACGAAGTTTTGTTCTCTACGGCTGCTTTGTTCATGAAGTGAACGTGCAACCAGCTCTTTTCCTGTACCCGTTTCTCCAAACAAGAGAATATCGGCGTTTGTATCTGCGATATGGGCAATGGTGTCACGAAGGTCTTGGATGCTATTGGTATTTCCGATAATTCTTGGGCCAAGAGTTTGGTTGGCTTTTAATGCGCGTTTGAGTTTCTGGTTTTCCAGTGTGAGTTTTCTGCGTTCAATGGCACGTTTTACCGTATCGATAAGCCTATCGTTTGAAAACGGTTTTTCGATGAAATCGTACGCACC is a genomic window containing:
- a CDS encoding TRAP transporter small permease, with protein sequence MAAKRVSKVLGNIETTLALIAMSLVLGSVVWGVVTRYITEQPATWTTELSGIAFTWLVFMGASVCYRKTLHIGVPVFVDALPQNIRRRLDFVTTALIMVFLAYSFYLASVLAFQSWNRPSPVLRLPFSFVYLATCLSFLFMFIHAVCHIFIKPEETDSDTNVEAK
- a CDS encoding sigma-54-dependent transcriptional regulator; the protein is MSHIHFVDDEEDLRIAMEQAFELAEIQATGFPDAESALLAFDDDDPPYVVVTDIRLPGINGQQLLNSIKVRDEDLPVILITGHGDISMAVQSMHDGAYDFIEKPFSNDRLIDTVKRAIERRKLTLENQKLKRALKANQTLGPRIIGNTNSIQDLRDTIAHIADTNADILLFGETGTGKELVARSLHEQSSRREQNFVAVNCGAVPENLIESELYGHEKGAYTGADSLRVGKFEYAQGGTLFLDEIESMPMQAQIRLLRVLQERQIERIGSNQSIGLDIRVIAATKTDLKDAASQGTFRQDLYYRLNVVTLDLPPLRERKEDIPALFHHFLLVAAARYGKAATSLPPADLQALLAHDWPGNVRELRNAAERFVLLGKLNQLGEATKPKSQLGLAEQVADFEKALIEQALSSHDGSIKDTMSTLNLPRKTLYDKMQKFGINKDSFKN
- a CDS encoding TRAP transporter large permease, which translates into the protein MMDLLPVFILFLLFAANVPVAFALAIAGLSFFMMTNGIQHQIFIQRFVAVTHSFPLLAIPFFIMTGVIMNHSGITDRLMKLADSLTGHRVGGLAQVNILLSTLMGGMSGSANADTAMQSKIMVPQMNQRGYHTAFSAAVTACSSIISVIIPPGIGLILYGYMGDVSIGKLFLAGVIPGIVLCIALMIVAHRISRIRLYAPSQPQKSSLTDRLIALRNASWSLMVPIGIIGGIRFGFFTPTEAGAIAVIYAIIVGYIHRQFSVKALPAIMKETVIATSTVMFIICAASTFSFYLSWERLPVQVANAMLAITDNPYLLLLIINLLLVAVGMFIEGGAALIILTPILVPIITKVGIDPVHFGIVMVLNLTIAGVTPPLGTLMFTACSISKVSVKEFVKEVLPFLAMLIAVLLLLTFVPQISLWLPSTMN
- a CDS encoding C4-dicarboxylate TRAP transporter substrate-binding protein; the encoded protein is MERFLRSMTALMMLISTSVFSADYELKLAHVTSNQEPLHQALEYYAANVEKRSGGKIKITIHPNGELGTNLEVYEQVKLGLPVIQTADPGYLSDYAPDFGVLNGPYLLEDPKDFKKLLDSSLYQSMKNTVKKNGNFEVLAMNWLFGERHIISNKAILSPSDLKGVSMRVPPNVMWIETVKAMGARATQLAWSEVYTGLSSGVVDAAEAPLGSLYAAKLYESKKHVSLTSHFKAFIGLVINADYFANLPQDIQTILAEEAIKAGDYMTELSIGTTETLLDKLRSEGVTVHKNVDAKAFQKATAPVYGKFPKWSEGLHAKVREILDN